The nucleotide sequence aaagaggtctcaatgcaagtgaaacaggacatcctgcaaaaatccatcagagagatagcaggaatatttggagtggccaaatcaacagtttggtacattctgagaaaaaagaatgCTCTGGTGATCTCtccaacacaaaaaggcctggacgtccacggaagacaacagtggattattgtaggatcctttccatggtaaagagcaaatacagagggttcaccacaaggtgcaaaccattcataagcctcaagaattgaAAGGAAAGGTTAGACTTTGcccaaaaacatctgaaaaagccagatcagttctggaacagcattctttgaacagattaaactaagatcaacctgtaccagaatgataggaagaaaaatgtatagagaaggcttggaatggctcatgatctgaagcatactacatcatctgtaaaacatggtggaggcagtgtgatggcatgggcatgcatggcttccaatgacactgggtcactagtgtttactgatgatgtgacagaagacagaagcaatCGGATGAATTCTacagtgtatagggatatattgtctgctcaaattcagacaaattcagagAAATTTATTGGACGGGGCTtaactttacagatggacaatgacccaaaagatTCTTtgaaagcaacccaggtgttttttaaatgcaaagaagtggaatgttctgcaatggctgagtcaatcccCTGATCGCAACaggattgagcatgcatttcacttgctgaagacaaaaattaaggcagaaagacccacgaaccaacaacaactgaagacagctgcagtaaatgcctggcaaagcatcacaaaggaggacacccaacgtttggtgatgtccatgccttcgacaaagtattgaaaattaccattttatttatgaatgtgttaattttccaattacatttgagcccctgaaataaggggactgtgtatgaaaatggctgcaattcctaaacatttcatagaatttttttgttcaaccccttgaattaaagctgaaaatttgcacttcaattgcatctaagttgttttatttcaaatccattgtggtggtgtacagagccacaATTATGAAAACTCTGTCAGTgaccaaatatttccggacctaactgtatatttaaaaaccAATGCAGGCCATAATGAAGAATCTGTCAATGAAAACAGATAATTTTTATTGTTAAAAGTTGTTTATTGGTCTGATATTACCAGTTTGTATATTCTGGATACAATCAACTGTATGTGAGTGCCACTAGGCCTTAACCTACTTGTACACACTGTTCATGATTAAAATGGTTTATTTGACAGCTTGTTCTATTTGCATGAAGTTATtttggcacaaacacacatgactTAATTTTCCCTCATTGCTGGACTGAGTTTTCTGTGCCAATTTTCTTAAGCTGTCtcttagctgtgtgtgtgagtgttagaGAGTGTATCTGAACTTcatcttttcatatttttggaCAGATTTCAGTCCTTAAGCAAATGGCAcaaggtctttttttttttttacacattttgcttatgtatttaatttatatgCATATTCTCAGGTATAGTCTAAGATAACAGACAAATAGTACTTGTTTACTGAAGTTAGATCAATGTCACATCAACATCCCATAATGATCAAATTAAAACGTCCTGTGTAGCTGATGTACGCcatcactactgtaagttgctctggaagAATTATgtaaatgataaaaacatactACATAACAGAGCTGAATAATCGCCATGTAGAATAAGCACATTTTAAACCTGATTAAAGTGTAGCATAGCCTGTGCATTTTGGCTATTGGTGCACATTGTAGATTTTTAGCCACATGATAAAAAAATGCTGTGGTGTTTTTGTCTTACGGTAGGGTACTGATAGATCGCACCACAAGTTGGTGCTATTGTGCTATAATAATGCTATAAGGCCATAGGGGGTGTGATacagtatatggccaatataataCCGAAACTATAACAGATTATACACTTTTAACTACGTATATATCAATCGAATTACAAGGAATAGCTTACATTACCTATACGTGTAGGGCATAGAGAATGTAGCAAACTACTTCAAATTTggtaaatattttacaatacaaaaaatatttgaaaataggCCTACACGGTGGATTACGGTTCATACACCGTCACAATATTCATACACCGTCACAATTCATACCGTCACACTATGAGCATTCTAAAGAATTCGTCATAAATGCATTAGAATGAGTTCAGAAATCATACATGAACATTTACAAACTTTCATCATTCCGCGAATTAACTGCATATTGACAGAGACCTACAATGTATTACTGTAAAAATGTCTAAAAGTACTATAGTAAAATCTAAGGTAAGATTGCTTTAAGTATAATATACATAGGAATATATTCCATTATAGGATGTGTTATTAATGGCGTATAACGTGGGCTTTCGCGATAACATGGGTAGCGCAGTTGTTTAGGATTATACCTAAGTAAATACATAAACATATCTACacgttcaaataaaaatgtgctagTCTGTGTCTATATACGGTAGGCATTGCCGACTTGTCTATGCGTGAAGATGAAACAACGCGCAGTGTTTTCTGTTATAGGTGATTCATTGCTCTGACGAGAAAACCCCCAATGATGAACTTGTCAAGAGCCGGCTGCGTTGCGACTACCAGCAGGTATTCTCCAGGAAATATCACGAAATTGGGGAATTAATTGGTCAGTTCATTCAGAGTTGTTAGTCGTGGTCtggaacaaaagactgcacacagcCTGTAACTTTATGGGAATGGGATATTTGTCAGTCCAACCCAAAATAATCCTTTCCATATTTAACCAAATTTCTAATTGAAGACATACAGCTAGGAATGTTGACTAACCAGCTtatgaacaccaaaacatattttcacctTGCCTGTTAATGGATTATCTAACATAATGGTcaaattttttaaatgctagGCTACCTCTCATTCCATTTATTCCACTACAGTATGTCAGCTTTGGATTTGACACTGAGCTTGATATATTTCAGGAAAGAAGCTGTCTGGTGTGTCTCTTGAGTCTTTGGGCATCTGCTGCCATCCTCTCCCATGGGATCAGAAGGATCATACAGAGATGGCTTTCCCTTGCTATGACTATGGTGACCAATGTTCTCAATGGGAGGTAAGAGTAATGTCATGGCTGTATGCCTATTTCTATGTTTCCTTTTCATTAACAACAGTGTAACGCAACCTTTATCAGCAGAAAGAGAAAGCCATTAGCtgaacatattttaatgtacaggGACGCCAGAATGGCCTTAGAGAATGATTGGTTTTGTGTGTTAGGAAAGCTTACAATGAACATCACCGATCCCAGTGCTGGTCCTGGTTTTGTCCTggttttatatttatgttgtcTCATTCGTGTGTTGAGATAGTGTAATCTGTTCCATTTTAACACTACCGTTTTACCTGTATGTGTCTCACAGGGTGACACCAAAAGCAATGGGCGAAAGGCTGCAGGCTGTGTCCAACGGTCTATGGGTCACAAAGGGCTGTGAGTTTACCATAGTCCCATCTCAGGTTCCTCTCCCCAGTCCAGTCACTGCCAGTCAGAGGGCAGCAGCTCTCAACTGCCTTAAAGAACTGGTACAATTGTACCGCTGTTCTATTGGCCAAGGGACTGCacatggtgtgtgtgaatggaagATCTCCACTACTGTTGAGATGACTCTAAGAAATGCAAGCATGCTGCCCAACAGCATTTTCCACAACGGTTGGATGAAAGTATCCATCTCAGACCAGCTCCCTCCATTGACCCCTGGTGAGTCCACCATGCTGGAACAAACTGTGCCACCGTTGGCAAGTCCTTTCCCTATAGAAGCTGCCATGATGAGTGCAAAACCCTACCGTGCCCAACAGCTCAGAAAGAAAAGCCTGTATCACAAACAGCGTAACGCCTCCTCCACACTCTGCATGGTCCCAGAGATGCTCCTTATCCACACAATTGGcagatttatttataatatctaCCCCCTGGAGGACTTCTCCCCATGGGCCGAGGAGGTTATTGAAAACCGCGTGGAGGTGACGCGGCAACTTTCCTTCCTGGTCCAGGAGGCCTTGGCCAAATCTACTAAGACCAAAGCCCTGCAAAGAGCACTGAGGAAGCTCTCAGAGCCGAACCAGAACTATGGCCCACTGGAGCTCCAGCTGGGAGATCTGCTATTCACCAACTTTCTGAAGCAGTTCTCTTCACAGCGCCCCCTGTCACCAGAGGCCTTCCTGGAGAATCGTCAGCTTTGCTTGGAAGTGTCACTTATGGTGAGCAGGGTGCTTCTCCAGCACTGGACCCCCAGGATTTCTTTCTCCCCTGTCTGTGAGGTGCAGGAAATCAGCCCGAGACTGAAGCGTCGCCAGGGGGGTGTCATCCAACACTGGTCCTCAACAGACAACCTCCTAATGGTAAGACCTGTGCAACTAAATCTCCCGGGACACTTGACGTATCTCACCAGAGGTCACCAGGGGGTCTGaagcctactgtacacagtgTAGAAACATCCACATGTATTTTTGTAGGAAACACCTTACTGCATTGGTGAACACAGGTACTGTACCATCCATCTGATATATGACTGTTTGTTTTTAGCTTGCTGATGAAAGTGATGAGGATCTGCACTCTGTGGGTATGTTTTCtagaatgtacacacacacatgtgctgGGTCTGAAAACTTAAAAACTAACAGGGCATTTCAGTTAACCAAAGGGCTAACTGTTCTACTTGTCttacttttctttcctttcagaTGACAGAAAACAGGGGAAGAAAGGAGTGAAGAGTTTCTTCCGCAGAGCTTGGAAGTCATTCAAGCGATTCACTACCCTTGGCTGCCTGTTGTGAGGTcttgtctctcccctgtctttctgtccaggTTTTCCATGTGTCTGCCCTGTCTGTTCACATTTCTCTCAGTACACTTTGTGTTCATGTGCGTTCATGTATGTTCATGTGCTCTGTTAAGAGTTTGGTCTTGTCTTCAGTCCTTACTTATGATCCATGTTTCCTGAGTCTGGtccatgttttctgtatgtCTTTGTTGGTTTTCGGCTCtagcagttttatttttatgtttagttCCATTGTCATTGGTCttcattgttttcacctgcTCCTTGTTAGCCCCACCCTGTATGTCAGCTCTTGtgttcagtctgtgtggaagCATTGTTTACATATACTGGTCACTATGTCAATTGGCCTAACCAGTGTTATATGGTTTGTTCGGTCCTGCTCTGCGTATAACCGTATTTCCTTTATAAGTTTTGTCTTTCCTTCTTAGTCTGTGTTCCTGCCGTCCTACTATTTGTCCTGCCTGCTTTTCTTTTTGTCCTGCCCACCTGTGTTTTGTCCACATCCTGCTTATTGTCACTTCTACCTGCCTGCCAGAGTTTTGGATTCTTTCTTGTTTCCTTAGTTTAGTTCGGTATTTTTGCCtcagtgtatttttttgtttgattgtttgtCTACCTTGTTTGCGTTCCCATCCGGTGTCCCGGAACCCGAGCCGTTCCCGTCCGGCCTCCCAGAACCCGAGCCCCTCCCGTCCGGCCTCCCAGAACCCGAGCTGTTCCCATCTGCGGTCCCGGAACCCGAGCCGGACCCTTCCAGCAAATCTGGTCCTGT is from Esox lucius isolate fEsoLuc1 chromosome 2, fEsoLuc1.pri, whole genome shotgun sequence and encodes:
- the LOC117592929 gene encoding uncharacterized protein LOC117592929; the encoded protein is MTMVTNVLNGRVTPKAMGERLQAVSNGLWVTKGCEFTIVPSQVPLPSPVTASQRAAALNCLKELVQLYRCSIGQGTAHGVCEWKISTTVEMTLRNASMLPNSIFHNGWMKVSISDQLPPLTPGESTMLEQTVPPLASPFPIEAAMMSAKPYRAQQLRKKSLYHKQRNASSTLCMVPEMLLIHTIGRFIYNIYPLEDFSPWAEEVIENRVEVTRQLSFLVQEALAKSTKTKALQRALRKLSEPNQNYGPLELQLGDLLFTNFLKQFSSQRPLSPEAFLENRQLCLEVSLMVSRVLLQHWTPRISFSPVCEVQEISPRLKRRQGGVIQHWSSTDNLLMLADESDEDLHSVDDRKQGKKGVKSFFRRAWKSFKRFTTLGCLL